In Pelmatolapia mariae isolate MD_Pm_ZW linkage group LG2, Pm_UMD_F_2, whole genome shotgun sequence, one DNA window encodes the following:
- the LOC134633820 gene encoding uncharacterized protein LOC134633820 — protein sequence MIVLLVTLLYLHQGYTLIPITSIQLGETVTFTCDLRKNSQFSRREADWYKQSTGDSLKLIWTLKESAQPEFSAGFNQSRWKVNYNENFTNLTILRANQEDEGIYHCGITEWFKNTEWSGTYLLVKGRTQRTSDYTVVQSPLTTVQPGNSVTFQCSVFSDSDKKTCPGDLTVLWFRAGSHKSYPKVIYTDRNKSKECDKRADPQKSCNYTFSKIVSSSDEGTYYCAVATCWELFFGNGTKLQIGKQKAGSEFTVLVIAIICLFISVILNIVCICCRTPRAACKQFKENRSSQARQDALSQTLNEHTESGHDLNYAALHFSGSKSARGRKKKNELETEETVYSHIKSRV from the exons ATGATCGTGTTATTGGTTACACTGCTCTATCTCCATCAAGGAT ATACACTTATCCCGATAACTTCAATTCAACTTGGTGAAACTGTAACCTTCACATGTGATCTGCGTAAGAATTCACAGTTCAGCCGTAGAGAAGCCGACTGGTACAAGCAGAGTACTGGGGACTCTCTAAAATTAATATGGACACTGAAGGAATCTGCACAACCTGAGTTTTCTGCTGGGTTTAACCAATCAAGATGGAAGGttaattacaatgaaaatttcACCAACCTGACCATTTTGAGGGCAAACCAAGAGGACGAGGGAATCTACCACTGTGGAATCACCGAGTGGTTCAAGAACACTGAATGGAGCGGCACATATTTGTTAGTCAAAG GACGCACTCAAAGGACATCGGACTATACTGTTGTTCAGTCACCACTGACAACAGTCCAACCAGGAAACTCGGTGACTTTTCAGTGCTCAGTCTTCTCTGACTCTGACAAAAAGACATGTCCCGGAGATCTCACTGTGCTCTGGTTCAGAGCTGGATCACATAAAAGTTATCCAAAAGTAATCTACACTGatagaaacaaaagtaaagaATGTGATAAAAGAGCTGACCCCCAGAAGAGCTGCAATTATACTTTTTCTAAAATCGTCAGCTCGTCTGATGAAGGGACTTACTACTGTGCTGTGGCCACATGTTGGGAATTATTCTTTGGAAATGGAACTAAACTTCAAATAGGTA AGCAAAAGGCAGGTTCTGAATTTACTGTGCTGGTTATAGCAATAATCTGCTTGTTTATTTCTGTGATTCTTAATATTGTTTGCATCTGTTGCCGAACTCCAAGAGCAGCATGTAAACAATTTAAAG AAAACAGGTCTTCACAAGCAAGACAAGATGCCTTGAGCCAAACATTGAATGAACAT ACTGAAAGTGGACATGATCTAAACTATGCTGCACTGCATTTCTCTGGAAGTAAAAGTGCAAGaggaaggaagaagaagaatgaactGGAAACTGAGGAAACGGTGTATTCTCATATCAAAAGCAGAGTGTGA